One genomic window of Devosia salina includes the following:
- a CDS encoding ABC transporter substrate-binding protein produces the protein MNRTLKTSAACLGIVLGLAATGTAWAQDAVNLRMTIWSANEAHLAMFNEIAEGFKATHPNVTVTFDSLPFDSYTTTVTTQIAGGNPPDLAWILETTAADFVNSGALAPLNDAFAAIEGYDLWDLSIPATELWTRDGQLYAYPFSTSPFAMFVNNDLITAAGAKTPAELIAAGEWTWDNAFATAKAVADAGAADGLVVRDFNFQNWQNLASIWRGWGADPWSADGKTCAFADQPMVDAMTAIHNAMFAEGGMPGPGENVDFFAGDAAMTITQISRASLLPKEDPFAWDLVPLPAGPAGEYYVIGQAGVGVFGKSANKDVAVEFLGYMTNPENSQKLAQFFPPARESLLNAETLGSTNPLLSAEQIQTVVIDGISRGVVLPGHTNFAQIQQTIRSGLDALWVPDADVAAVLGNVCSSVSPLLAR, from the coding sequence ATGAACAGAACGCTCAAGACCTCGGCCGCATGCCTTGGCATCGTGCTCGGGCTTGCCGCCACCGGCACGGCCTGGGCCCAGGACGCCGTCAATCTGCGCATGACCATCTGGAGCGCCAACGAGGCGCATCTGGCCATGTTCAACGAGATTGCCGAAGGCTTCAAGGCGACCCATCCCAATGTGACGGTGACTTTCGACTCTCTGCCTTTCGACAGCTACACCACCACCGTCACCACCCAGATCGCCGGTGGCAACCCGCCCGACCTGGCCTGGATTCTCGAAACCACGGCCGCCGATTTCGTCAATTCCGGCGCCCTGGCGCCGCTGAACGACGCTTTCGCCGCCATCGAAGGCTATGACCTGTGGGATCTGTCGATCCCGGCGACGGAATTGTGGACCCGGGATGGCCAGCTCTACGCCTATCCCTTCTCCACCTCGCCTTTCGCGATGTTCGTCAACAACGACCTGATCACCGCGGCAGGCGCCAAGACGCCTGCTGAGCTGATCGCGGCCGGCGAATGGACCTGGGACAATGCCTTTGCCACCGCCAAGGCAGTTGCCGATGCCGGCGCGGCCGATGGTCTTGTGGTGCGCGACTTCAACTTCCAGAACTGGCAGAACCTGGCCTCGATCTGGCGCGGCTGGGGCGCCGATCCCTGGAGTGCCGATGGCAAGACCTGCGCCTTCGCCGACCAGCCCATGGTCGACGCCATGACCGCGATCCACAATGCCATGTTTGCCGAGGGCGGCATGCCGGGTCCGGGTGAGAATGTGGACTTCTTCGCCGGTGATGCGGCCATGACCATCACCCAGATTTCGCGCGCCTCGCTCCTGCCCAAGGAGGACCCGTTCGCCTGGGACCTGGTGCCGCTGCCGGCCGGACCGGCCGGTGAATACTATGTGATCGGCCAGGCCGGCGTCGGCGTCTTCGGCAAGAGTGCCAATAAGGATGTTGCCGTGGAATTCCTCGGCTACATGACCAATCCGGAAAACAGCCAGAAGCTGGCTCAGTTCTTCCCGCCGGCCCGTGAAAGCCTGCTCAATGCCGAAACGCTGGGATCGACCAATCCCCTGCTCTCGGCCGAGCAGATCCAGACCGTGGTGATCGATGGCATTTCGCGCGGCGTCGTGCTGCCGGGCCACACCAACTTCGCCCAGATCCAGCAGACCATCCGCTCGGGTCTGGACGCCCTCTGGGTGCCGGATGCCGACGTGGCCGCCGTGCTCGGAAACGTGTGTTCCAGCGTCAGCCCGCTATTGGCACGGTAA
- a CDS encoding carbohydrate ABC transporter permease — translation MSAPASSKSKPPFWTIARRDAAAGYVFIAPQLLGIVTFVLVPLGLVFWYSLHEWNVLASSFNFVGAANYQMLLADPNLPAVLTASAIFSAGLVVLNMSLALLLAVLLDQKLKGMVVFRTLFFSPVVVSLVAWTIVWSFLLQANGGINGMLAVVGIEGPNWLRTPTTAMISVVVVQVFKNVGLNMVLFLAALQGVPKELYEAARVDGAGRFKQFRRITLPMISPTILLTSIITIVGSLQVFAQIAVLTQGGPGMTTTVLVYYLYQQAFQFHFFGYGSTLSILLFVIVAVLTFAQWQLRKRIVFYEN, via the coding sequence ATGAGTGCCCCGGCCTCATCCAAATCGAAGCCCCCCTTCTGGACCATCGCCCGGCGCGATGCCGCCGCTGGCTACGTGTTCATCGCGCCGCAATTGCTCGGCATCGTCACCTTCGTGCTCGTGCCGCTGGGGCTGGTCTTCTGGTATTCGCTGCACGAATGGAACGTGCTGGCATCGAGTTTCAATTTTGTCGGCGCGGCCAATTACCAGATGCTGCTGGCCGATCCGAACCTGCCTGCAGTGCTGACCGCATCGGCCATTTTCTCGGCCGGGCTCGTGGTGCTCAACATGTCGCTGGCCCTGCTGCTGGCCGTGCTGCTCGACCAGAAGCTCAAGGGCATGGTCGTGTTCCGCACCCTGTTCTTCTCGCCGGTGGTCGTGTCGCTCGTTGCCTGGACCATCGTCTGGAGCTTCCTGCTGCAGGCCAATGGCGGCATCAATGGCATGCTGGCCGTGGTGGGCATCGAGGGGCCGAACTGGCTGCGCACGCCGACCACCGCGATGATCTCGGTCGTCGTCGTGCAGGTGTTCAAGAATGTGGGTCTCAACATGGTGCTGTTCCTGGCGGCCCTGCAGGGCGTCCCCAAGGAACTCTATGAGGCCGCCCGCGTCGACGGGGCCGGGCGCTTCAAGCAGTTCCGCCGCATCACCCTGCCGATGATCTCGCCCACCATCCTGTTGACGTCGATCATAACCATAGTCGGGTCGCTGCAGGTCTTCGCACAGATCGCCGTGCTGACCCAGGGCGGGCCGGGCATGACCACGACCGTGCTGGTCTATTACCTCTACCAGCAGGCCTTCCAGTTCCACTTCTTCGGCTATGGTTCGACCCTGTCGATCCTGCTCTTTGTCATCGTCGCGGTGCTCACTTTCGCCCAGTGGCAGTTGCGCAAGCGGATCGTCTTCTATGAAAACTGA
- a CDS encoding carbohydrate ABC transporter permease, protein MKTDLSPRMKVGLYGLMCVLLIPFVFPTWWMITSSVKPISDIFAFPPDLWPRRFDWSTYAQVFELQPFARQYWNSAYIAAIVTVVTMIISSMAGYAFARIRFPFSNALFMVVLLGLLIPSEVTIVPLFQIFLSWGMINTHWPLILVPIFGAPSVFATFVMRQFFISLPNELEEAARVDGLGRFKIFWTIALPLAKPALGAVAIFTFLHSWNLYLEPIVFLSSTQMFTLPQALTQFTDAYGGAMWNIQLAAATMTAIPVLLVFVVAQKQFVEGLAHTGLKG, encoded by the coding sequence ATGAAAACTGATCTCAGCCCTCGCATGAAGGTCGGCCTCTACGGGCTGATGTGCGTGCTGCTCATCCCCTTCGTCTTTCCCACCTGGTGGATGATCACCTCGTCGGTGAAGCCGATCAGCGACATCTTCGCCTTCCCGCCCGATCTCTGGCCGCGCCGGTTCGATTGGTCGACCTATGCCCAGGTGTTCGAGTTGCAGCCCTTCGCCCGGCAATACTGGAATTCGGCCTATATCGCGGCGATCGTCACCGTGGTCACCATGATCATCTCATCCATGGCCGGTTACGCCTTCGCGCGCATCAGGTTCCCGTTCAGCAATGCCCTCTTCATGGTGGTGCTGCTCGGCCTGCTCATCCCGTCCGAGGTGACCATTGTCCCGCTGTTCCAGATCTTCCTGTCCTGGGGCATGATCAACACCCATTGGCCGCTGATCCTGGTGCCGATCTTCGGCGCACCGTCGGTCTTTGCCACCTTCGTCATGCGCCAGTTCTTCATTTCGCTTCCCAACGAGTTGGAAGAGGCCGCCCGCGTCGACGGGCTGGGGCGGTTCAAAATCTTCTGGACCATCGCCCTGCCACTGGCAAAGCCCGCGCTGGGTGCAGTAGCGATCTTCACCTTCCTCCACTCATGGAACCTCTATCTCGAACCCATCGTGTTTCTCTCCTCGACGCAGATGTTCACCTTGCCCCAGGCTCTGACCCAGTTCACCGACGCCTATGGCGGGGCCATGTGGAACATCCAGCTTGCCGCTGCGACCATGACGGCCATCCCGGTGCTCCTGGTCTTTGTCGTGGCGCAGAAGCAGTTCGTCGAAGGGCTTGCCCATACCGGGCTGAAAGGCTGA
- a CDS encoding ABC transporter ATP-binding protein, with the protein MAPVTLKSVTKSYGATPVLHGIDIDITDGEFVVLVGPSGCGKSTLLRMIAGLETISGGAIEIAGRVVNDLEPKDRDIAMVFQNYALYPHMTVATNMGFSLEHRGASKAEIAERVQWAAGILGLTPLLDRYPRQLSGGQRQRVAMGRAIVRNPQVFLFDEPLSNLDAKLRVVMRGEIKTLHQRLGVTTVYVTHDQVEAMTMADRIVVMNGGKVEQIGAPLELYDRPANLFVAGFIGSPAMNFIEGTITGDGFAAGDVILPLADKHKIGTKVIYGIRPEHLALSEEGLPAIVNLIEPMGSETQVTMTLGGHTIIGVFRERVAARPGDTIHLLPAPDAIHLFHAETGARIN; encoded by the coding sequence ATGGCTCCCGTTACGCTCAAATCCGTCACCAAGAGCTATGGCGCGACCCCCGTGCTGCATGGCATCGACATTGACATCACCGACGGCGAGTTCGTCGTGCTTGTCGGGCCTTCAGGCTGTGGCAAGTCCACATTGCTGCGGATGATCGCCGGGCTGGAGACCATTTCCGGCGGCGCCATCGAGATCGCCGGCCGCGTGGTCAACGACCTCGAGCCCAAGGATCGGGACATCGCCATGGTGTTCCAGAACTATGCGCTCTACCCGCATATGACCGTGGCCACCAATATGGGCTTTTCCCTGGAGCATCGCGGCGCCAGCAAGGCGGAAATTGCCGAACGGGTGCAATGGGCAGCGGGAATTCTGGGGCTCACTCCTCTCCTCGACCGCTATCCGCGCCAGCTCTCCGGCGGGCAACGCCAGCGCGTTGCCATGGGCCGTGCCATCGTGCGCAATCCGCAGGTGTTCCTGTTCGACGAACCGCTTTCCAATCTGGACGCGAAGCTGCGCGTCGTCATGCGCGGCGAAATCAAGACCCTGCACCAGCGCCTGGGCGTGACCACGGTCTACGTCACCCACGACCAGGTGGAAGCCATGACCATGGCCGACCGGATCGTTGTCATGAATGGCGGCAAGGTGGAACAGATCGGCGCCCCGCTCGAGCTCTATGACCGGCCGGCCAACCTTTTCGTGGCCGGCTTTATTGGCTCGCCGGCCATGAATTTCATCGAAGGCACCATCACCGGAGACGGGTTCGCCGCAGGCGACGTCATCCTCCCGCTGGCGGACAAGCACAAGATTGGCACCAAGGTCATCTATGGCATCCGTCCCGAACATCTCGCGCTGAGCGAAGAAGGCCTGCCGGCAATTGTCAACCTGATCGAGCCCATGGGTTCGGAAACGCAGGTCACCATGACGCTGGGCGGCCACACCATTATTGGCGTGTTCCGGGAGCGCGTCGCGGCGCGGCCGGGCGACACGATCCATCTCCTGCCCGCCCCCGACGCCATCCACCTCTTCCATGCTGAAACCGGCGCCCGGATAAACTGA
- a CDS encoding LysR family transcriptional regulator, with translation MVQNSGTISFLALASFHAVFRTGGIAAAAEHLGVAKSGVSRHVALLEQRLGVKLLEQGGRGVRVTPAGERLAQRVGSILAEIDLLDDFAREESAQVSGQVTIAATPEVGGLVARHLFPQILSRHPGISLVMRPAYAFEDMQDPGIDLAIRVGTFQDDRLVAHKIGAFQRWLVASPGYLGAIRLERASDLQRLECLTFRADHPSATWSVKGPDGRVEEVPVKGRLAVRSFAILRDLVLEGAGISFLPHFMVEDDLAAGRLTRGLKDHASPDVPVYLAFRPGVRKIARVSAVLDDLAQLAPPMLGG, from the coding sequence ATGGTTCAAAATAGTGGAACGATAAGTTTTCTGGCGCTTGCGAGCTTCCATGCCGTCTTTCGCACAGGCGGAATTGCGGCCGCCGCGGAGCATCTCGGCGTGGCCAAGTCGGGGGTCAGCCGGCACGTGGCGCTCCTGGAGCAGCGGCTGGGCGTCAAGCTGCTCGAACAGGGTGGGCGTGGCGTCCGCGTCACCCCGGCGGGTGAACGGCTGGCCCAGCGCGTCGGTTCGATCCTGGCCGAGATCGACCTGCTCGATGACTTCGCGCGCGAAGAATCCGCGCAGGTTTCAGGCCAAGTCACCATCGCGGCGACGCCGGAAGTCGGCGGGCTGGTCGCCAGACATCTCTTTCCGCAGATCCTGTCGCGGCATCCAGGCATTTCATTGGTGATGCGGCCCGCCTATGCCTTCGAGGACATGCAGGACCCGGGTATCGACCTTGCCATTCGCGTCGGCACCTTTCAGGACGATCGCCTTGTTGCCCACAAAATCGGCGCCTTCCAGCGCTGGCTGGTCGCCAGCCCCGGCTATCTCGGCGCCATCAGGCTCGAACGGGCCTCGGACCTGCAGCGCCTTGAATGCCTGACATTCCGGGCCGATCACCCATCGGCGACCTGGTCGGTCAAAGGTCCGGACGGGAGGGTCGAAGAGGTCCCCGTCAAAGGGCGTCTTGCGGTCCGCAGCTTCGCCATTTTGCGCGATCTCGTACTCGAAGGCGCCGGCATATCGTTCCTGCCCCATTTCATGGTGGAGGACGACCTGGCGGCAGGACGCCTGACGCGGGGCCTTAAGGATCACGCCTCTCCCGACGTACCAGTCTATCTGGCGTTCCGCCCCGGCGTCCGCAAGATCGCCCGCGTCAGCGCGGTGCTGGATGATCTCGCGCAATTGGCGCCGCCCATGCTCGGCGGGTGA
- a CDS encoding NADPH-dependent F420 reductase, producing the protein MKYAVLGTGMVGHTLASKLVELGHSVGMGAREPGNEKAAAWAKGQGERAASGAYADIAQWADRVIVATAGGAVVSVAEAIGDVSVAGKLVIDVTNPLDFSRGMPPSLIPELSNTTSAAEALQASLPSARVVKTLNTMNHLLMVDPSRVPGPHDVFLCGDQAGAKAEVREMLAEFGWTEPVDLGGLAAARGLEGLMPFWLSMWGALGSPDFNYHIARAH; encoded by the coding sequence ATGAAATACGCAGTTCTTGGGACCGGCATGGTCGGTCATACCCTCGCGAGCAAACTGGTCGAATTGGGCCATTCCGTAGGCATGGGGGCACGGGAGCCCGGCAATGAGAAAGCCGCGGCCTGGGCAAAAGGGCAGGGCGAGCGCGCCGCCAGCGGCGCCTATGCCGATATCGCCCAATGGGCCGACAGGGTCATCGTGGCGACAGCGGGCGGTGCTGTCGTGTCAGTGGCGGAGGCCATTGGCGATGTGTCCGTTGCCGGAAAGCTCGTGATTGACGTTACCAATCCGCTCGACTTTTCTCGCGGCATGCCACCCAGCCTGATCCCGGAATTGTCCAACACGACGTCGGCGGCCGAAGCGTTGCAGGCCAGTCTACCCTCGGCACGCGTGGTCAAGACGCTCAATACCATGAACCATCTACTCATGGTCGATCCGTCCCGGGTGCCCGGACCGCATGATGTGTTCCTGTGTGGTGACCAGGCGGGTGCCAAGGCGGAAGTGCGCGAGATGCTGGCCGAGTTTGGCTGGACCGAACCGGTTGATCTGGGTGGCCTTGCGGCAGCGCGTGGACTCGAAGGGCTCATGCCTTTCTGGTTGAGCATGTGGGGTGCGCTCGGGTCGCCCGACTTCAACTACCACATCGCCAGGGCTCACTGA
- the msrA gene encoding peptide-methionine (S)-S-oxide reductase MsrA, with amino-acid sequence MFFRQKPTTIPSAAEALPGRDVAMPVAPDHFVNGAALKGPYPEGSQTIYFGLGCFWGAERLFWQLPGVIVTAVGYQGGHTPNPSYEEVCSGRTGHTEAVKVVYDPQKISLESLLRTFWEEHDPTQGMRQGNDVGTQYRSAIYTTTPEQAETVAASRAAYQRALDARGLGPITTEIAPAGPFYFAETYHQQYLAKNPNGYCGLAGTGVSCPIGTGVAAE; translated from the coding sequence ATGTTCTTCCGTCAGAAGCCGACCACCATCCCCAGCGCCGCCGAGGCCCTGCCGGGCCGCGACGTGGCCATGCCCGTCGCCCCCGACCACTTCGTCAATGGCGCCGCCCTCAAGGGACCCTATCCCGAGGGCAGCCAGACCATCTATTTCGGGCTGGGCTGTTTCTGGGGCGCCGAGCGCCTGTTCTGGCAATTGCCCGGCGTTATCGTCACCGCCGTGGGCTATCAGGGCGGGCACACGCCCAATCCCAGCTATGAAGAGGTCTGTTCGGGCCGCACCGGCCATACCGAGGCGGTCAAGGTCGTCTATGACCCGCAAAAGATCAGTCTCGAAAGCCTGCTCCGCACTTTCTGGGAGGAGCACGACCCCACCCAGGGCATGCGCCAGGGCAATGATGTGGGCACCCAATATCGCTCTGCCATCTACACCACCACGCCCGAACAGGCCGAAACTGTTGCAGCCAGCCGGGCCGCCTATCAGCGTGCGCTCGATGCGCGGGGGCTGGGGCCAATCACCACCGAGATCGCGCCTGCCGGCCCGTTCTATTTTGCCGAGACCTATCACCAGCAATATCTGGCCAAGAACCCCAATGGCTATTGTGGCCTGGCCGGTACCGGGGTCAGTTGCCCCATCGGCACCGGGGTCGCGGCCGAATAG
- a CDS encoding VOC family protein: protein MTPLSLGPLGQIARSVRDIDAAMAWYRDVLGLPLLYSFEGMAFFDLGGTRLYLQQDPAAGAESILYFKVDDIDTVHAALTQRGVAFTQGPRCIHRHSDGTEEWLAFFEDLEGRPLALIAQKRS, encoded by the coding sequence ATGACCCCGCTCTCACTTGGCCCCCTGGGCCAGATTGCCCGCAGCGTGCGCGATATCGACGCTGCGATGGCCTGGTATCGCGACGTGCTCGGCCTGCCCCTGCTCTACAGTTTCGAGGGCATGGCTTTCTTCGACCTCGGCGGCACGCGGCTCTATCTGCAGCAGGACCCCGCTGCGGGCGCCGAATCCATCCTCTATTTCAAGGTCGACGACATCGACACTGTCCACGCTGCGCTCACGCAAAGGGGTGTGGCCTTCACCCAGGGGCCGCGCTGCATTCACCGCCATTCCGACGGCACCGAGGAATGGCTCGCCTTCTTCGAGGACCTGGAAGGGCGCCCGCTGGCCCTGATTGCCCAGAAGCGGTCCTGA
- a CDS encoding GGDEF domain-containing protein: MDRQILNSWTLPDADPVKALAPIRRLVLGAFAGALLAGLVLIYSTLHVMWTTDERSMQDERIRAAAIADILADVPDEDVQETLDRLGMVAGLRELRLARSATEQSYQQSIPLLAGSLGGQFLTWEADRPGYDLFTSFAPLRVPLMLVLIGSVLGCLLIMQRRVRDIEAQRIAAQRQARRDHLTGLPNRLALEGELARLAGDSQPFSLLALDLDRFKPINDLFGHHAGDLALIEVARRLATQLLPGEFLARIGGDEFVAIVQRGGEREVLAELARDCIWAVSQPFHALGQNISVGVSLGIVEEGLDHPANALLKQADRALYEAKRLEGGGFCFTGETIARAARERSEEPRVPARLAVG, translated from the coding sequence GTGGACAGACAGATACTCAACTCGTGGACTTTGCCGGATGCCGATCCGGTCAAGGCACTGGCGCCAATCCGGCGGCTGGTGTTGGGCGCTTTTGCCGGTGCCCTGCTGGCCGGACTGGTCCTGATCTACTCCACCTTGCATGTGATGTGGACGACCGATGAACGGTCCATGCAGGATGAGCGCATCCGAGCCGCCGCCATCGCCGACATCCTGGCCGACGTGCCGGACGAGGACGTTCAGGAGACGCTGGATCGGTTGGGCATGGTGGCGGGGCTGCGCGAGCTCAGGCTGGCCAGGTCAGCAACCGAGCAGTCATATCAGCAATCCATTCCGCTCCTGGCCGGGTCCCTGGGCGGTCAGTTCCTCACCTGGGAGGCAGACCGGCCGGGCTATGATCTCTTCACCAGCTTCGCCCCGCTGCGCGTACCCCTCATGCTGGTGCTGATCGGCAGCGTTCTGGGCTGTCTGCTGATCATGCAGCGCCGGGTGCGGGATATCGAGGCGCAGCGCATCGCGGCACAGCGCCAGGCCAGGCGCGATCACCTGACCGGCCTGCCCAACCGGCTAGCGCTGGAAGGTGAGCTGGCGCGGCTGGCGGGCGACAGCCAGCCTTTTTCGCTTCTGGCCCTCGATCTCGATCGATTCAAGCCGATCAACGACCTGTTTGGTCACCACGCGGGTGATCTGGCGCTGATCGAAGTGGCTCGGCGCCTGGCCACGCAATTGTTGCCGGGCGAGTTTCTGGCGCGGATCGGCGGCGACGAATTCGTCGCCATTGTCCAGCGCGGCGGCGAGCGTGAGGTGCTGGCCGAGCTGGCGCGCGACTGCATCTGGGCCGTCAGCCAGCCCTTTCACGCGCTGGGGCAGAACATCTCCGTCGGTGTCAGTCTCGGGATTGTCGAAGAAGGGCTCGACCACCCGGCCAATGCGCTGCTCAAGCAGGCCGACCGGGCCCTCTACGAGGCCAAGCGCCTCGAAGGCGGCGGCTTCTGCTTCACTGGCGAGACCATTGCACGGGCTGCGCGCGAGCGCAGTGAGGAGCCACGGGTTCCCGCCCGTCTAGCCGTCGGCTGA
- a CDS encoding TetR family transcriptional regulator C-terminal domain-containing protein: protein MAPRKLKAAEHAPATAKRQHKADAKAASSHPPARPRPLTRIQKEKQDIILEAALEVFSVHGFRGATIDQIAEVAGMSKPNLLYYFPRKEEIHRRLIAALLDTWLAPLREMDENGDPFTEIRSYIRRKLEMARDYPRESRLFANEMLQGAPRISEMIEVDLKGLVDEKAKILLSWMDQGRLARTDPYHLIFSIWATTQHYADFDVQVRAVLGKGRNGEGRFEDAARYLEQLFMHGLTPRQRPGEVVTRK, encoded by the coding sequence ATGGCCCCCAGAAAACTGAAAGCCGCCGAACACGCGCCCGCTACGGCCAAACGCCAGCACAAGGCCGACGCCAAGGCAGCCTCAAGCCATCCCCCCGCCCGGCCGCGTCCGCTGACCCGCATCCAGAAGGAAAAGCAGGACATCATCCTCGAAGCGGCGCTGGAAGTGTTCTCGGTGCATGGGTTCCGCGGCGCCACGATCGACCAGATCGCTGAGGTGGCAGGGATGAGCAAGCCCAACCTGCTCTATTACTTTCCGAGGAAGGAAGAGATCCATCGCCGCCTGATCGCCGCCCTGCTCGACACCTGGCTGGCGCCGCTGCGCGAAATGGACGAAAACGGCGACCCCTTCACCGAAATCCGTTCCTATATCCGGCGCAAGCTGGAAATGGCCCGCGATTATCCACGGGAGAGCCGGCTCTTTGCCAATGAGATGCTGCAGGGCGCACCGCGGATCAGCGAAATGATCGAGGTCGATCTCAAGGGGCTGGTCGATGAAAAGGCCAAGATATTGCTGAGCTGGATGGACCAGGGGCGCCTGGCGCGCACGGACCCCTATCACCTGATCTTCTCGATCTGGGCGACCACGCAGCACTATGCCGATTTCGACGTGCAGGTGCGGGCGGTGCTGGGCAAGGGCCGCAATGGCGAGGGGCGCTTCGAGGACGCGGCGCGTTATCTCGAGCAATTGTTCATGCATGGCCTCACACCACGCCAGCGACCGGGCGAGGTCGTCACCCGCAAATAG
- a CDS encoding aspartate aminotransferase family protein, which yields MPFTANRQFKKSPRMFVAAKDMHYTTSDGRQVLDGTAGLWCVNAGHARPKIVEAIANQAAELDYAPAFQMGHPKAFELANRLVDLAPEGLDHVLFTNSGSESVETALKVALAYHRVKGEGSRTRLIGRERAYHGVNFGGISVGGIVTNRKMFGTLLTGVDHMPHTHNLKQNAFSRGLPEHGADLADELERIVTLHDASTIAAVIVEPVAGSTGVLIPPPGYLKRLREITKKHGILLIFDEVITGYGRLGTPFGADYFDVVPDIMVTAKGLTNGVIPMGAVMVSAEIHDTFMQGPEHLIEFFHGYTYSGNPVASAAGLATLETYKEEGLLTRGAELAKVWEDALHSLKGLPHVIDIRNIGLVGAIELEPIAGSPTKRAFSAFLKAYEQGLLIRTTGDIIALSPPLIISESQIGEIVSTLSGILKTLD from the coding sequence ATGCCCTTTACGGCAAACCGCCAGTTCAAGAAATCGCCGCGCATGTTCGTGGCCGCCAAGGACATGCACTACACGACCTCCGATGGTCGTCAGGTGCTCGATGGCACGGCAGGCCTGTGGTGCGTCAATGCCGGCCACGCCCGCCCGAAAATCGTCGAGGCCATCGCCAATCAGGCTGCCGAGCTCGACTATGCTCCTGCCTTCCAGATGGGCCATCCCAAGGCCTTCGAGCTGGCCAATCGCCTGGTCGATCTCGCCCCCGAGGGGCTCGATCATGTGCTCTTCACCAATTCCGGCTCTGAATCGGTGGAAACCGCGCTCAAGGTGGCGCTGGCCTATCACCGGGTGAAGGGCGAAGGCTCGCGCACCCGCCTTATCGGTCGCGAGCGCGCCTATCACGGCGTCAATTTCGGCGGCATTTCTGTGGGTGGCATTGTCACCAACCGCAAGATGTTCGGCACGCTGCTGACCGGCGTCGACCACATGCCGCACACCCACAACCTCAAGCAGAACGCTTTTTCGCGCGGCCTGCCCGAGCACGGCGCTGACCTGGCTGACGAGCTCGAACGCATCGTCACCCTGCATGATGCCTCGACCATCGCCGCCGTCATCGTCGAGCCGGTTGCCGGCTCCACCGGGGTGCTCATTCCACCTCCGGGCTATCTCAAGCGCCTGCGCGAGATCACCAAAAAACACGGCATCCTGCTCATTTTCGACGAGGTGATCACCGGCTACGGGCGCTTGGGCACCCCCTTTGGCGCCGACTATTTCGATGTCGTGCCCGACATCATGGTCACCGCCAAGGGCCTGACCAACGGTGTCATCCCCATGGGCGCGGTGATGGTCTCGGCCGAGATCCACGACACCTTCATGCAGGGGCCCGAGCACCTGATCGAGTTCTTCCATGGCTATACCTATTCGGGCAATCCGGTCGCCTCGGCGGCGGGTCTGGCCACGCTCGAAACCTATAAGGAAGAAGGCCTGCTGACCCGCGGCGCCGAATTGGCCAAGGTCTGGGAAGATGCGCTGCATTCCCTCAAGGGCCTGCCCCATGTCATCGACATCCGCAATATCGGCCTGGTCGGCGCCATCGAGCTCGAGCCCATTGCCGGCTCGCCCACCAAGCGCGCCTTCTCGGCCTTCCTCAAGGCCTATGAACAGGGCCTGCTCATCCGCACCACCGGCGACATTATCGCGCTCTCGCCGCCGCTGATCATCTCGGAGAGCCAGATCGGCGAGATCGTCTCCACCCTTTCGGGCATCCTCAAGACACTTGATTAG